From Methanophagales archaeon, a single genomic window includes:
- a CDS encoding radical SAM protein — protein sequence MMNAKELELKSWIREHKDEIFANDAVGTGCFSYLPGEVVWAVTKECNLRCKHCSISEEAPGELSTEEGFELIEEAAKLGPVKFAFTGGEPLLRPDIYELIEYAASFDMQVVMATNGTLITDEVAKKLVRAGLERAAISIDGSGRAHDLFRGVDGAFKATIRGLRACMNAGLDVQLFSMVTRHNYNELPGIIKFADSMGLWRIYLIYLIAVGRGKEISHVCLSPVENMKFFEFVLEQQKNVRVWLKPICNPQYWAYLQSMGLVDGNKPQFTGCTAGLTRFHIFPDGDVAPCAYLPVTAGNVREDKFLDIIRNAEVFKALRERRLKGRCATCRYRETCGGCRSRAYAVSGDYLAEDPVCMLHDEDVDEGGSECE from the coding sequence ATGATGAATGCTAAGGAGTTAGAGTTGAAATCATGGATAAGAGAGCATAAAGATGAGATTTTTGCAAATGATGCCGTAGGAACCGGCTGTTTCAGCTATTTGCCCGGTGAGGTCGTATGGGCAGTTACAAAGGAATGCAACTTGCGGTGCAAACACTGTTCAATCAGTGAAGAAGCGCCCGGGGAGCTCAGTACAGAGGAAGGCTTTGAACTGATCGAAGAAGCGGCGAAACTTGGACCTGTCAAATTCGCATTCACAGGTGGAGAGCCGCTATTGCGTCCTGATATATATGAACTCATCGAATATGCTGCATCATTTGATATGCAGGTGGTGATGGCGACAAATGGAACGCTGATAACAGATGAAGTGGCGAAGAAGTTGGTGAGAGCGGGGTTGGAACGTGCTGCGATAAGTATTGACGGCTCCGGGCGCGCACATGACCTCTTCAGGGGTGTTGACGGTGCTTTTAAAGCCACGATTCGGGGACTCAGGGCATGCATGAATGCTGGACTTGACGTTCAGCTATTCTCAATGGTTACGAGACATAATTACAACGAGCTACCAGGGATAATCAAGTTTGCCGATTCAATGGGACTCTGGAGAATCTATCTCATATATCTAATCGCTGTAGGTCGGGGTAAGGAGATATCTCATGTCTGTTTGTCTCCTGTAGAGAATATGAAATTCTTCGAGTTCGTACTTGAGCAGCAGAAGAATGTCCGGGTCTGGCTTAAACCAATATGTAATCCACAATATTGGGCTTATCTCCAGTCAATGGGGCTTGTAGATGGAAACAAACCTCAATTCACAGGCTGTACTGCCGGTCTCACTCGCTTCCATATCTTCCCTGATGGTGATGTGGCGCCATGTGCGTATCTGCCTGTGACGGCGGGCAATGTAAGAGAGGATAAATTCCTAGATATCATTCGTAACGCGGAGGTCTTCAAGGCACTGCGTGAGAGAAGGCTAAAGGGTAGATGTGCAACCTGCCGATACAGAGAGACTTGTGGTGGTTGCAGGTCACGAGCTTATGCCGTTTCCGGTGACTATCTCGCTGAGGATCCTGTCTGTATGCTCCATGACGAGGATGTAGATGAGGGTGGGAGTGAGTGTGAGTGA
- a CDS encoding DUF92 domain-containing protein has product MVMEEYLWVTLVTLLVALSAVIYAYVRRKINTAAFLGTLALGVGILITLRLRYSYCGLLVLLAFFLFGNLVTRYKYEKKAALGVAESNKGMRDINNVLGNGLSPLIFAISFALSRNVLFLIGFSGSVATACADTFSTEIGQADGRPRLITTFRRVPVGTNGGVSLPGIGGALLGSALISLISLTFPLNLDIDKLTLFTICFISGFIGSLADSVLGATLEDRNPFKLNKHHVNIMATLFGGILAISIAYPILIY; this is encoded by the coding sequence ATGGTCATGGAGGAATATCTATGGGTAACCTTAGTTACACTTCTGGTTGCCCTCTCAGCGGTGATATATGCGTATGTGAGGCGAAAGATAAACACCGCTGCTTTCCTCGGCACTCTCGCACTTGGCGTTGGTATTCTGATAACGCTCAGATTGCGATACAGCTATTGTGGATTGCTTGTACTACTTGCTTTCTTCCTGTTTGGGAACCTCGTCACGAGATACAAATATGAGAAGAAAGCTGCACTTGGCGTTGCTGAATCAAATAAAGGTATGCGTGACATAAATAACGTACTTGGTAATGGGCTATCTCCATTAATATTTGCTATCTCCTTTGCCCTATCGCGTAATGTCCTCTTCTTAATTGGGTTTTCGGGCTCCGTCGCCACCGCCTGCGCTGATACGTTCTCAACAGAGATAGGACAGGCAGACGGCAGACCGAGATTGATTACAACGTTCAGGCGAGTGCCAGTGGGGACGAATGGAGGTGTCAGCCTACCCGGCATCGGTGGTGCACTGCTCGGCTCTGCTTTAATCTCGCTCATATCGCTCACCTTCCCTTTGAACCTGGATATAGACAAACTGACTTTATTCACCATCTGCTTCATCTCAGGGTTCATAGGTTCTCTGGCTGATAGCGTGCTTGGTGCAACACTCGAAGATCGAAATCCATTTAAATTGAATAAACATCACGTGAACATCATGGCAACGTTATTTGGTGGTATTCTCGCTATCTCAATTGCTTACCCAATATTAATCTATTGA
- a CDS encoding U32 family peptidase codes for MRLMIPHPGHFEALKEIIEVKESEGLNEVEEVYMGGSPEVMGSGRGVLHAPLIDEIREQTEYAHQHGIRMNIALNSPCTGGHHLTFEGYKMFEWYFGELNKAGVDGVIVAEPYLVELLREFPMKTIVSCLAYVDAPQRARLFEELGADVITVDTNINRHFSTLEAMVKAVNCDIKVIVNEGCLYRCPFRYSHYNLASHLSSLNQPKTPLFAPDFYFDKCINIRLRDPTQIIRSAWIRPEDLKEYEAIGINSFKLSGRTKAVNWIIKCMRVYSRRSYDGNLLELLDCPQMLRYVFYFDNNKLEGCIEQWKSCDKHCHECGYCDELTAEVLTSIK; via the coding sequence ATGCGATTGATGATTCCGCATCCCGGTCATTTTGAAGCTTTGAAGGAGATAATAGAAGTTAAAGAATCAGAGGGTTTGAATGAAGTAGAAGAAGTCTATATGGGTGGCTCGCCAGAGGTGATGGGCAGCGGAAGAGGGGTGCTCCACGCACCTCTTATTGATGAGATCCGGGAACAGACTGAATATGCACATCAACATGGCATCAGGATGAACATCGCTCTGAATTCACCATGCACCGGTGGGCATCATCTGACTTTCGAGGGTTATAAGATGTTTGAATGGTATTTCGGAGAATTGAACAAAGCGGGGGTAGATGGCGTTATAGTTGCGGAGCCTTATCTCGTGGAGTTACTGCGTGAATTCCCGATGAAGACGATTGTATCCTGTTTGGCTTATGTGGATGCGCCACAGCGTGCCCGGTTATTTGAGGAACTTGGTGCTGATGTGATAACCGTAGATACAAATATAAATCGCCATTTCTCTACGCTTGAGGCGATGGTAAAAGCGGTAAACTGCGACATCAAGGTGATAGTGAACGAAGGCTGTCTGTACAGGTGCCCTTTTCGATATTCACATTACAATCTCGCATCCCATCTCAGCAGCTTAAATCAGCCCAAAACACCCCTCTTCGCTCCTGATTTCTATTTTGACAAATGCATTAATATCCGCTTGAGAGACCCAACGCAGATCATCAGGTCAGCATGGATAAGACCTGAGGACCTGAAGGAATACGAAGCTATTGGAATAAATAGCTTTAAACTCTCAGGCAGGACAAAGGCAGTGAACTGGATAATAAAATGCATGCGGGTATATTCCCGAAGGTCGTATGATGGCAACCTACTTGAACTCCTGGATTGCCCTCAGATGCTCCGTTATGTCTTTTATTTTGATAATAATAAGCTCGAAGGGTGCATAGAGCAATGGAAGAGCTGCGATAAGCATTGCCACGAATGTGGTTATTGCGATGAACTCACAGCAGAGGTGTTGACCAGCATCAAATGA
- a CDS encoding U32 family peptidase: MRLIVPHPGHFEALKEIIEYKEEKRLADVDEVYMAGSPQVMGSGRATLHAALIEEIREQTAYAHQHDIKMNIVMNPSCLGGYHLTFQGYKLFEWYFGELNKAGVDGVTVAEPYLVELLRDFPMETVISCVSHVDSPQRAEFYEALGADGITVDTNINRDFDTLEAIMRAVNCDIRVIVNEGCLYKCPFRYAHFNLFSHITAASGAGACAQPLNTFGDYYFDKCISIRVRDPSQIIRSPWIRPEDIVEYERIGIEDFKISGRANTVAWITACMEAYSRRSYEGNLLELLDCPSELRYIFYIDNKKLEGSIKQWKSCNKMCDTCRYCDELTSKVLSVEK; this comes from the coding sequence ATGAGATTGATAGTTCCACATCCCGGACATTTCGAAGCGTTGAAGGAGATAATAGAGTATAAAGAGGAGAAACGGCTGGCAGACGTGGATGAAGTTTATATGGCGGGCTCACCGCAGGTGATGGGTAGCGGAAGAGCGACACTGCATGCCGCACTTATAGAAGAGATCAGGGAACAGACTGCATATGCACATCAACATGACATCAAGATGAACATAGTGATGAATCCGTCCTGCCTGGGTGGTTATCACCTCACCTTTCAGGGCTACAAGCTCTTTGAATGGTATTTTGGAGAGCTGAACAAGGCGGGTGTGGATGGTGTTACGGTAGCGGAGCCATATTTAGTGGAACTGCTGAGAGATTTCCCCATGGAAACTGTCATCTCCTGCGTCTCTCATGTAGATTCACCACAGCGAGCAGAGTTCTATGAGGCGCTTGGCGCTGATGGAATCACGGTAGATACGAATATAAACCGCGATTTCGATACGCTGGAGGCTATAATGAGAGCGGTAAATTGTGATATCAGGGTAATAGTGAACGAAGGCTGCCTTTACAAATGCCCATTTCGATATGCCCATTTCAACCTCTTCTCGCATATAACTGCTGCTTCCGGTGCAGGTGCATGCGCACAGCCATTAAACACCTTCGGTGATTATTACTTTGACAAATGTATATCTATACGGGTTCGTGACCCTTCACAGATCATCCGGTCACCATGGATAAGACCGGAGGACATTGTGGAATACGAGAGAATAGGGATAGAAGATTTTAAGATATCGGGACGTGCAAATACAGTAGCGTGGATAACAGCCTGTATGGAGGCATATTCACGAAGGTCATATGAGGGTAACCTGCTTGAACTCCTGGATTGCCCATCAGAGCTCCGTTATATCTTTTACATTGATAATAAGAAGCTTGAAGGGAGTATAAAACAATGGAAGAGCTGCAATAAGATGTGCGATACTTGCCGATATTGCGATGAACTGACGAGTAAGGTATTGAGTGTGGAGAAATAA
- a CDS encoding DUF5402 family protein encodes MKKEIIAGRKKLEDELKALLGNIFVPEAKVFGMVCGCTGLAADLRGLKSDDVVVFRDKINAILEDISRSVGVEPEFIYARKLPGSDEVVTLTARELCTRCKREFAGSKAAPRPDIMVLKKRT; translated from the coding sequence ATGAAGAAGGAAATAATTGCAGGCAGGAAGAAGCTGGAGGATGAATTGAAAGCCCTTTTAGGCAATATCTTCGTTCCGGAAGCGAAAGTATTCGGGATGGTATGTGGTTGCACTGGCCTCGCTGCCGATCTGAGAGGACTGAAGAGCGATGACGTTGTGGTATTCCGAGATAAGATAAACGCGATTCTGGAGGATATAAGCAGGTCAGTGGGTGTGGAGCCTGAGTTCATCTATGCGAGGAAATTACCGGGCTCAGATGAGGTCGTAACGCTCACGGCGAGGGAACTATGTACCCGTTGCAAGCGCGAATTTGCAGGCTCAAAGGCTGCTCCTCGCCCCGATATAATGGTGCTCAAGAAGCGAACCTGA